In Sphingobacterium sp. SYP-B4668, the sequence GTTAGGTCAGTGCTATTGGTGTTTTTCCTAAAGGATCTTTTCTTTTCCTATATTTTTTTGAGGTCTTGTTTTTATTTTTCTTACCCCACCAAATATAGAATCCTGTGAGGGGAAGTGTCGCACAGATCAGACTCGCTAAGAAGTAAAGTACCTTAGTGGTCATTCCACCGATAAATCCTGTATGCAACGCGTAGTTATTACGCATGAGCCATTCTGTAGGATTAGCTGCTGCCATAGGTTTTTGTGTTCGGGCGGTAAGCGCTAACGTTTTACGGTCAAACGACAAATCCCGCCAACTGCCTAGATGCATATCTGTGCAGGCATATATTGTCTCATCTTCACCTTCTGGAATATGAACGATAACAGCTTCTTTATTGTATTGTGCAATCTCCTTACGGACAGTGTGCCAGATGTAATCTGCTTTTTCTAGATCCTCACGCTCCGTAAAGGTAAATTCCTCTTCTTTCGTATCTTTTGGTATTTCCATTTTTGCGCGAGGAGGATAGCCCCCACTTAACCACACGACGGATTGTCTCGCCCAAGGAAAGCTCATGACAAGTCCCGTGACAGCCATTACCGTAGCAATCAAAAGAGCATAGAATCCTAACACATTGTGGAGATCGTAGTTAATCCTTTTAAACCGGGCTTTCCAATTGATAAAGAAGCTCTGCTTTGTTGCACGTTTCGTCCACTTTTTAGGCCACCATAAGATAAGCCCTGTGATGAGTAAAGAAAAGAAAATCAACGTACTGTAACCGACTACTTTTCTGCCAATTTTGCTCGGAAACCAAAGATGCCGATGACCCTCATCAATAAAATGGAAGAAATCCTCGTGGTCAACAGCAGCCAATACTTGTGCGTTGTAGGGATTTACATATACAATTGTGTCACTGTGATTCAGACTTACTTTTACAGATTTGTCCAAACCATAATACCAAAAGCTTCCTATTTCTTTCTCAGGAAAGGTATTCTGCACACTCTTAAAAAGTGCGGAAGGCGGAAGTTGTTCCTCAGCCGTTTTTTCTTCAATCCTAATATAGCTTGTGGTCCATTGCCTGATTTCTTGTTCAAAGACAAGCACACATCCCGTAATACTAATCAGTACAACGGGTATTCCAGTAATGATGCCTAGCCAGAGATGTAGCCATGCATTGAGTTTTTTGAGCATTGAATTTACTTTCAGTATAGATTCCGATAGGTCTGTGGTCTATCGGAATCAATGTTGGTTTTATAAATTGAAAAAAAGTAGACGTTAGTAGTTAAGCTTGCTGATTGCCGTGACATCAGATACGCCCAAGAACTGTAGACCTTTTGTTCCTGTAGCCTTTTCTGTATCAATCACATAGACGTAGAATTGCTTGTCTGTTGGGTCTTGGAGTACGTAATATGCTTTTTTACCATCTTTGTCAACATGTACCTTGTTGTTATATCCAAATTGTTCGTGCACCGGGACACCGTTTACAGCTGTCATGGTTTTGGCTTGGATATCCACGATGTATAACTTAACATTTCCGCCACCAATCCCTTCAGCGGTAGAACCTTTGTCATATACCGTCATCAAGAATTTGCTTCCTTTTAAGTAGCTGCCCCTCGCTATTTTTCCATTACCCAGTGCTTCAACATCGAAATAGTAACCTTTATCAAATTCATTGGTTTCTTTGTTGACGCGTAAAAAACCAGAATGATTTTTTGTTTTGATTTCTTCGGCATCAGCCGTAAACCAAGCATATGCATAACCATCAGCAGCCTCTGCAATACCTTGTTGGCTGAACCAATTGCCAATATGGCTACCACGACCGTCTTTGATGGTTTTCTCAAATTTTAAATCTGGATAAGAGAATACCCCGATATATGTGGTGTCAATAGTCGTGAAGTCTCCTCCCCAATTATTGGAACCATCCCCAGATTGAAAAGGAATATAAATCTTTGATCCCACTTGGAACAATCCAGTCCATATCGCCATGCGTTTTCCACCCAATACCTTCGACAGATCCACTGTATTCTTGCCTGCAATTTGAAAGTTTTCAGCATCATAATTGGTTAATGTCGCGATAGGATTGCTTAGACTACGAGTTGTTGTTCCCATGACAATGTTTTTGTCACCATAGGTTCCATAGACTCCCGCTACCAACGCATTGACAGTTTCATCTTCCAAGCGGACCAGTTTGCCACTGTTGTCCACTTTATATGGAGTGACCTCACCTTGGCCACCATATACCAGGCCAAATAGATGGTTATTTTGGAAAGCAAAAGAGAACTCTTTAGAAGCAAGTCCATTCCCGGCTAGGCTTAACGAGCCTTTAGATACATCATCCGTTGATACTACGTATGTGCCAGTACCACCCGTTTCGGAAGATCCTTGTCCAGATACTACAAAGACAAATTTCTCTTTACCTTGGTCAATTGGCTCTTGATCTTTACCCGCAGGATTGTCTTTACTACAAGATGTGATAGCTACAGCACCGATTAAAAATGCTAGGCATTTTAACGTATTCAATTTGTTCATTATTATTGTATTTTAGTGAATTTTATTATTTTCTATTGATAAAGTAACGTAGTTTCAGATGGAATAATCTGCTTGGTTTTTGCATTTCAAAATTGTCAAATCTCGTTACATCCGTGAGGTTGTTACATTCAAAGGCTACATTGTATTTGCCAGAAGCAAGTGTGTAGATTAAGCTCACATCGTGTGATAATTGTTGAGGAATTACGAAGTTTGTACTTACATCTCCGAGACTTGGCCAGTCTAAAAAGAACTCATGGATATACTGTAGATTGTAACCGATACTTAAGGTATTGGCTTTCTTTAAGAAATTATGCAAATAATACGTCACATCAGCATTCCCGTATAGATAGGGCGTATTGGGCAGACGATCTTTGTAGATGATTGCCTGATTGACATCTCCAGGTTCGGATTTCGTGGTATTGATCATATTTTGATAGGTCATA encodes:
- a CDS encoding DUF4374 domain-containing protein, with the translated sequence MNKLNTLKCLAFLIGAVAITSCSKDNPAGKDQEPIDQGKEKFVFVVSGQGSSETGGTGTYVVSTDDVSKGSLSLAGNGLASKEFSFAFQNNHLFGLVYGGQGEVTPYKVDNSGKLVRLEDETVNALVAGVYGTYGDKNIVMGTTTRSLSNPIATLTNYDAENFQIAGKNTVDLSKVLGGKRMAIWTGLFQVGSKIYIPFQSGDGSNNWGGDFTTIDTTYIGVFSYPDLKFEKTIKDGRGSHIGNWFSQQGIAEAADGYAYAWFTADAEEIKTKNHSGFLRVNKETNEFDKGYYFDVEALGNGKIARGSYLKGSKFLMTVYDKGSTAEGIGGGNVKLYIVDIQAKTMTAVNGVPVHEQFGYNNKVHVDKDGKKAYYVLQDPTDKQFYVYVIDTEKATGTKGLQFLGVSDVTAISKLNY
- a CDS encoding PepSY-associated TM helix domain-containing protein; this translates as MLKKLNAWLHLWLGIITGIPVVLISITGCVLVFEQEIRQWTTSYIRIEEKTAEEQLPPSALFKSVQNTFPEKEIGSFWYYGLDKSVKVSLNHSDTIVYVNPYNAQVLAAVDHEDFFHFIDEGHRHLWFPSKIGRKVVGYSTLIFFSLLITGLILWWPKKWTKRATKQSFFINWKARFKRINYDLHNVLGFYALLIATVMAVTGLVMSFPWARQSVVWLSGGYPPRAKMEIPKDTKEEEFTFTEREDLEKADYIWHTVRKEIAQYNKEAVIVHIPEGEDETIYACTDMHLGSWRDLSFDRKTLALTARTQKPMAAANPTEWLMRNNYALHTGFIGGMTTKVLYFLASLICATLPLTGFYIWWGKKNKNKTSKKYRKRKDPLGKTPIALT